The following coding sequences lie in one Metallumcola ferriviriculae genomic window:
- a CDS encoding anti-sigma factor family protein has protein sequence MKCIDVQSLMEQYITGELDHREFDKVESHIQKCPNCRQEYEDLTNIIGMLTDAKDELELKPQEKEELKFMFAVDKRRSGVARWFQYGSWVAVLVLAAFIGTMFMSPAAAAKILPDFPLVREMLQLKADNADLKGKLEVYSQKDNGLDEVQEITDQEKFEVQNTVLSFVKAQYEGDRQKMLALATEDFAIMMQNDPGLVPTYDQTTSLSFIIVTNTVKMDNQYLTFVRLEDSRTDSQYQENFYIQRVGDKFKINMVEMDA, from the coding sequence ATGAAATGTATTGATGTGCAGAGCTTAATGGAACAGTATATTACCGGCGAACTTGACCATAGGGAATTTGATAAGGTAGAAAGTCATATTCAAAAGTGCCCCAATTGTCGACAGGAATACGAGGATTTGACGAATATAATAGGCATGTTGACGGATGCCAAGGATGAATTGGAGCTAAAGCCCCAAGAGAAGGAGGAACTAAAATTTATGTTTGCTGTGGATAAAAGACGAAGCGGGGTGGCCCGTTGGTTTCAGTATGGTTCGTGGGTGGCGGTATTAGTATTGGCTGCATTTATCGGTACGATGTTTATGTCGCCAGCTGCAGCTGCCAAGATTTTACCGGACTTTCCTTTGGTCAGGGAAATGCTGCAGTTAAAAGCAGATAATGCCGACCTGAAGGGTAAGCTGGAAGTATATTCCCAAAAGGACAATGGTTTGGATGAGGTACAGGAAATCACTGACCAGGAAAAGTTTGAAGTGCAGAATACGGTGCTAAGCTTTGTGAAAGCTCAGTATGAGGGAGACCGCCAGAAGATGCTCGCTCTGGCAACCGAAGATTTTGCCATAATGATGCAGAATGACCCGGGCCTGGTGCCAACTTACGACCAGACTACGTCGCTAAGTTTTATCATTGTCACCAATACCGTTAAAATGGATAATCAATATCTAACATTTGTCCGGCTGGAAGACTCCCGTACGGATAGCCAATATCAGGAGAACTTCTATATCCAACGGGTAGGGGATAAATTTAAAATAAATATGGTAGAAATGGACGCTTAG
- a CDS encoding 4Fe-4S binding protein: MNENSLKSEGIVVGHMTIAKQKVYQSLAERLDKNPVGAVINETLFKILYIMYSGEEAEIGSKFPLRPAPLDVIAKATGVPEQQLVKHLDNMANKGLVIDVPRKGQVYYMLSPLVIGFFEYTFMRVTDELPMKDLAVLFNQYHHDKGVPEKFFGADTKLFQTLAYQGLMPDDVKTEVLSYEKAEEIIRDSGGGSLTMCYCRHQALHLGTNCDAPIDDICMSLGGAAQWLIARGFAKPATTDEMLRALEKAEQHGLVHLGDNVQNNPAYICNCCGCCCGVLSSINQHDIDAVHSSNFVPAITKDECKGCGVCAKRCQIDAIKIVEEIAGDKTSAKAVIDEERCIGCGVCIKGCKQEAIHLRQRDVLYVPPKDKKEQMMRIAAARKS, from the coding sequence ATGAATGAAAATTCACTCAAAAGCGAGGGGATAGTTGTGGGTCACATGACCATTGCCAAACAGAAAGTTTACCAAAGTCTTGCGGAGAGGTTAGACAAAAACCCGGTGGGTGCGGTAATTAACGAAACTTTGTTCAAAATTCTTTATATTATGTATTCCGGGGAAGAAGCGGAAATTGGCAGCAAATTTCCTTTGCGCCCGGCACCATTGGATGTAATTGCTAAAGCAACGGGTGTGCCGGAGCAGCAGTTGGTGAAGCATTTAGATAATATGGCTAACAAAGGACTGGTAATTGATGTGCCGCGAAAGGGGCAGGTATATTATATGCTTTCGCCGTTGGTCATCGGATTTTTTGAATATACTTTCATGAGGGTTACTGATGAGCTGCCTATGAAAGATTTAGCGGTTCTTTTCAATCAGTATCATCATGATAAGGGCGTACCTGAGAAATTTTTCGGAGCTGACACTAAATTGTTTCAAACGCTGGCTTACCAGGGATTGATGCCTGACGATGTTAAGACAGAAGTACTAAGTTATGAAAAGGCGGAGGAGATTATTCGAGATTCAGGCGGCGGTTCGCTGACCATGTGCTACTGCCGACATCAGGCATTGCATTTGGGTACAAATTGTGATGCACCCATCGATGATATTTGTATGTCTTTGGGCGGCGCGGCGCAGTGGTTGATAGCCCGGGGCTTTGCCAAACCGGCTACCACTGATGAAATGCTGCGGGCCTTGGAAAAAGCAGAACAGCATGGTTTGGTCCATCTGGGCGATAATGTACAGAACAACCCGGCATATATCTGTAACTGCTGCGGCTGCTGCTGCGGCGTGTTGAGCAGTATCAACCAGCACGATATTGATGCTGTGCATTCCAGTAATTTTGTCCCCGCAATAACTAAGGATGAATGCAAGGGCTGTGGTGTCTGTGCCAAGCGCTGCCAAATTGACGCCATTAAAATAGTGGAGGAAATCGCCGGCGATAAAACATCGGCCAAGGCGGTTATCGACGAAGAGCGCTGCATCGGCTGCGGGGTTTGTATCAAGGGATGTAAGCAGGAAGCGATACATTTGCGTCAACGTGATGTACTTTATGTCCCGCCCAAGGATAAAAAAGAGCAGATGATGAGGATTGCTGCTGCGAGAAAAAGCTAG
- the scfA gene encoding six-cysteine ranthipeptide SCIFF codes for MSNKVHIKTVVNPNLQSTLKTGGCGTCQSSCQSACKTSCTVGNQVCEKK; via the coding sequence ATGAGTAATAAGGTACATATTAAAACAGTGGTTAATCCCAACCTACAGTCAACGTTGAAAACCGGCGGATGCGGTACCTGCCAGTCTTCCTGCCAGTCCGCTTGCAAGACTTCCTGTACCGTCGGAAATCAGGTGTGTGAAAAGAAATAA
- the scfB gene encoding thioether cross-link-forming SCIFF peptide maturase, translating to MNLVNQADNIHIFSYRELNILLDVNSGAVHLLTDTAAAIVAAAIKGASADLLQDKFGNDAVSQVMTELRGLQQQGVLASPVEDNRLPQEEVSYIKSLCLHVSHDCNLRCRYCFAGTGRFGGDRELMTADTAKQAVDFLLAASGPRQFCEIDFFGGEPLMNFSVVMETVKYAQKAAAIKGKKINLTLTTNGMLLDEDVRRFLVKNEIKLVLSLDGRPEINDYIRPGAGGKGSYREIVPKFKAMVNELGGKNYYIRGTYTKHNRDFAADIAHMLTCGFRELSIEPVVASSEAGYALTEEDYPFIASEYDRLVDLYLEYWDNGDPFNFFHFNVNLEQGPCLAKRLRGCGAGFEYLAVTPGGELYPCHQFVGDEKFRIGTVTEGIINTSVGETFKQTHVYNKEECRRCWARFYCGGGCNANAYQQSGDLFEPYKVGCLVQRKRLECAIYLETKKLIDTGGGE from the coding sequence ATGAACTTAGTTAATCAAGCAGATAATATCCATATTTTTAGCTATAGAGAACTTAATATATTATTGGATGTAAATAGTGGTGCTGTTCACCTGCTTACCGATACGGCAGCAGCAATCGTAGCTGCTGCCATTAAAGGGGCCTCCGCTGATCTGCTGCAAGATAAGTTCGGTAATGATGCGGTAAGCCAGGTTATGACTGAGCTGAGAGGTCTGCAGCAGCAGGGAGTGCTGGCGTCTCCTGTTGAGGACAATAGATTGCCACAGGAAGAAGTTTCATATATAAAATCGCTCTGTCTTCATGTTTCCCACGATTGCAATCTCCGGTGCCGCTATTGTTTTGCCGGCACTGGTCGTTTTGGCGGCGATAGAGAATTGATGACCGCGGACACCGCCAAACAGGCAGTAGACTTTCTCTTGGCTGCCTCGGGACCGCGGCAGTTTTGCGAAATAGATTTCTTTGGCGGTGAGCCGCTGATGAATTTTTCGGTGGTTATGGAAACGGTAAAATACGCGCAGAAAGCGGCCGCTATTAAGGGCAAAAAGATTAATCTTACCCTTACAACCAATGGGATGTTGTTGGATGAGGATGTGCGAAGGTTTTTAGTAAAAAACGAAATCAAGCTTGTTCTTAGCCTTGATGGGCGTCCGGAAATCAATGATTACATACGCCCGGGTGCCGGGGGTAAAGGCAGCTATCGGGAAATAGTACCCAAATTTAAGGCGATGGTAAATGAACTGGGTGGGAAGAATTACTACATCCGCGGCACATATACCAAGCATAACCGCGATTTTGCCGCTGATATAGCGCATATGCTGACTTGCGGCTTCCGTGAGCTGTCAATAGAACCGGTGGTGGCATCTTCGGAAGCGGGGTATGCCCTGACTGAAGAAGATTATCCCTTTATCGCTTCAGAGTATGACCGCTTGGTGGACCTTTATCTGGAGTACTGGGATAATGGTGACCCGTTTAACTTTTTTCATTTTAATGTGAATTTGGAGCAGGGACCATGTCTTGCGAAACGCCTTCGCGGCTGTGGTGCGGGTTTTGAATACTTGGCGGTTACGCCTGGTGGTGAACTCTACCCTTGTCATCAGTTTGTCGGCGATGAGAAGTTTCGCATTGGTACTGTGACAGAAGGTATTATCAATACCAGTGTAGGAGAAACCTTTAAACAAACTCATGTTTATAACAAAGAGGAGTGCCGACGCTGTTGGGCGAGGTTCTACTGCGGCGGCGGCTGCAACGCCAATGCTTACCAGCAGAGTGGAGACCTTTTTGAACCTTATAAAGTTGGATGTTTGGTACAGCGGAAACGGCTTGAATGCGCCATCTATTTGGAGACCAAGAAATTGATTGATACCGGGGGAGGGGAATGA
- a CDS encoding cytochrome c biogenesis CcdA family protein — protein MNIAFDPQLAMNSIDQISLATFILIYIGGVLTSISPCIISMMPVLVAYIGGYGEASKARGFVLALAFTVGLATTFSIFGLIAGTMGTIFGRVGDGWYYFMAVVAIAMGLNLMGFYQIKWPALNIVAPKKRGIGGAYLVGLFFGTVATACSTPILAVILAFVATNGQMADGAALLFVYGLGQGVPLLVVGTFTGLVKKLTALQKWGQWINIISGLILIVLGVYYLSLAVR, from the coding sequence TTGAACATAGCTTTTGACCCGCAGTTAGCTATGAACAGCATTGACCAGATATCATTGGCTACTTTTATTTTGATTTATATCGGTGGTGTGCTTACCAGTATCAGTCCCTGTATCATTTCCATGATGCCTGTATTAGTGGCTTATATCGGCGGCTATGGGGAAGCATCAAAAGCCAGGGGGTTTGTCTTAGCTCTGGCATTTACTGTAGGGTTAGCCACTACCTTCAGTATATTTGGTCTGATTGCCGGAACCATGGGCACTATTTTTGGCAGAGTTGGGGACGGGTGGTATTATTTCATGGCAGTGGTGGCGATTGCTATGGGATTAAACTTGATGGGATTTTATCAGATAAAATGGCCGGCTTTGAATATAGTTGCCCCTAAAAAACGTGGTATTGGCGGGGCATACCTGGTGGGCCTGTTTTTTGGTACAGTTGCTACCGCTTGCTCCACCCCTATTTTGGCAGTCATTCTGGCCTTTGTCGCCACCAATGGGCAGATGGCCGACGGAGCGGCCCTATTATTTGTTTATGGTTTGGGTCAAGGGGTTCCGCTTTTGGTGGTAGGGACATTTACAGGGCTGGTAAAAAAACTTACTGCCCTACAAAAATGGGGTCAGTGGATTAATATTATCAGCGGCTTAATTTTGATTGTTTTAGGGGTTTATTATCTTAGTTTAGCAGTTAGGTAG
- a CDS encoding molybdopterin-containing oxidoreductase family protein codes for MATFKTMCPLDCFDACVWRVEVNDGKITGVKGDANHPFTRGKVCPKAKRQVERLYSPDRVLHPLRKAGSGWRRVSWDEALSEIAERLTEIAEESGTTAVLHNYDSGSNGLLNNLDRRFFNAFGGGTETQGSLCWGAGSAAQKLDFGECRSNQWEDVLNSNLVVLWGRNVADTNRHLLPFLKQLKEHGGQVAVINPINIKLPFAADIFLPVKPGTDGALALAVGHILCRERWLDLSFISNHVSGFEKYLETVKEYPPERAAEITGLSVESIEEFAAGYGRAGAASIFLGYGMQRYTNGGSSVRAIDALAAVSGNVGKSGGGVNYSYSGYKKPIFADITGKELSHQKRYIKYPCWGDEVLSLTDPPIRAIFVTRSNPVCQLPNTKKVLEAFRRTEFKVTVDFVLNDTAAESDLVLPCATSFEAENIITNGMNQHFGYSPQLVEPRGEVRSDAWIFTELAKRMGLEETFGRYTEAQWLEEALAPLNGYGINLDALKRQSVMDNPLIVPVAWQDKKFTTASGKVELYLGTAADESSAVGHYRPSAEAGGDLIDQEQYPLIMLTPHSGGRIHSQFHDLQDDGSMHMSVLMHPQTAIDYGAVDGGLVLLESPRGQAKGTVKLTEHVLAGVVVIESGWWIKYGGGVNFLTPDRVSDLGGTAVYYDCRCSVRRITEV; via the coding sequence ATGGCGACGTTTAAAACTATGTGCCCTTTGGATTGTTTTGACGCTTGTGTCTGGCGGGTAGAAGTTAACGATGGCAAGATAACAGGGGTAAAAGGCGATGCGAACCACCCCTTTACCCGGGGAAAGGTCTGTCCTAAGGCAAAGAGGCAGGTAGAACGGCTATACAGCCCCGACCGGGTGCTGCATCCTTTACGAAAAGCAGGTTCGGGTTGGCGGCGGGTTTCCTGGGATGAGGCCCTTAGTGAGATAGCTGAAAGGTTGACTGAAATTGCTGAGGAAAGCGGGACTACGGCAGTACTGCATAATTATGATTCCGGCAGTAATGGCCTGCTTAATAACCTTGACAGGCGCTTCTTTAATGCTTTTGGCGGTGGTACCGAAACTCAGGGCAGTCTTTGCTGGGGTGCCGGGTCTGCAGCCCAAAAGCTGGATTTTGGCGAATGTCGGTCAAACCAATGGGAGGATGTCCTTAACAGTAATTTGGTGGTGCTGTGGGGAAGGAATGTTGCCGATACCAACCGGCACCTGCTGCCTTTTTTAAAGCAGTTGAAAGAGCATGGCGGGCAGGTGGCAGTAATCAATCCAATAAATATTAAGCTGCCCTTTGCCGCGGATATTTTTCTCCCGGTAAAGCCCGGAACTGACGGGGCCTTGGCCCTGGCGGTAGGGCACATCCTCTGCCGGGAGAGGTGGTTAGATCTATCCTTTATTTCTAATCATGTATCGGGCTTTGAAAAATATCTGGAAACAGTAAAAGAATATCCGCCGGAAAGGGCAGCAGAGATTACTGGCCTATCTGTGGAAAGCATAGAGGAATTTGCTGCCGGTTACGGGCGGGCCGGGGCGGCCAGTATTTTCCTGGGCTATGGAATGCAGCGGTACACTAACGGAGGCAGCAGCGTTAGAGCGATAGATGCGCTTGCTGCAGTCAGTGGTAATGTGGGCAAGTCAGGTGGTGGTGTCAACTATTCCTATTCCGGATACAAGAAACCAATTTTTGCGGATATTACCGGCAAGGAATTATCGCATCAAAAACGGTATATCAAGTATCCGTGCTGGGGGGATGAGGTGTTATCTCTGACAGACCCACCGATACGAGCGATATTTGTTACCCGCTCTAATCCCGTTTGCCAACTGCCTAATACCAAGAAGGTACTTGAGGCGTTCAGACGGACGGAATTTAAAGTCACCGTAGACTTTGTCCTTAATGATACAGCGGCAGAAAGTGACTTGGTGCTGCCATGTGCCACATCTTTTGAAGCCGAAAATATTATTACCAATGGGATGAACCAACACTTTGGTTATTCGCCCCAGCTTGTTGAGCCAAGAGGCGAAGTCCGTTCCGATGCCTGGATATTTACCGAGTTAGCTAAGCGGATGGGTCTGGAAGAGACGTTTGGCAGATACACTGAAGCTCAGTGGCTGGAAGAGGCCTTGGCACCCCTTAATGGCTATGGAATTAACCTGGATGCCTTAAAAAGGCAGAGCGTAATGGATAATCCATTAATTGTGCCGGTGGCCTGGCAGGATAAGAAATTCACCACAGCGTCCGGTAAAGTGGAACTTTATTTAGGGACCGCGGCTGATGAGAGTTCGGCAGTGGGGCATTATCGCCCCAGTGCTGAAGCCGGCGGTGACTTGATAGATCAGGAACAATACCCGTTAATTATGCTAACTCCCCATTCAGGTGGAAGGATTCATTCTCAATTTCATGATTTACAAGATGACGGCAGTATGCACATGAGCGTGCTGATGCATCCTCAGACGGCCATTGATTATGGAGCGGTGGATGGTGGATTGGTACTGTTAGAAAGTCCTCGGGGACAGGCGAAGGGTACCGTCAAACTTACTGAACATGTCTTAGCAGGGGTAGTTGTGATAGAGTCCGGCTGGTGGATTAAGTATGGCGGCGGCGTAAATTTTCTCACGCCGGATAGGGTTTCCGACTTGGGTGGGACTGCGGTATATTATGACTGCCGTTGCAGTGTAAGACGAATCACCGAGGTGTGA
- a CDS encoding DMT family transporter has product MSTGQVKIEQNSKMLPGPGPLVWAALLFTVFSWGSSFAVAKYAMNQLTPISLATLRFLLASVFFMPLLASGGRWKQVDAKDVPKMVGLAFLGITSYFWVQYAGVSRTTATNASLLITTAPVFVTILSAVIYREKITLKVFLGIAIAFSGSTLIITGGKSLSLLNHQYLIGNGLMVFNAFCWALFTIAGKQLMKKYDPVLLTGYITIVGTALFIPLAVRDGLPGQLSGIGVDGWAAIVFLGVFCSVGGYLGWNYALSKLSTSTTAVFLYIQPLITALMAALLLNERITFIIILGGILIVYGVLILTRK; this is encoded by the coding sequence ATGAGTACAGGACAGGTAAAAATTGAGCAAAATAGTAAAATGCTGCCCGGGCCAGGTCCGCTGGTTTGGGCAGCATTGCTTTTCACGGTCTTTTCATGGGGCAGTTCATTTGCCGTGGCAAAATATGCCATGAATCAACTGACGCCAATCAGTCTGGCTACTTTACGTTTTCTTTTGGCAAGCGTCTTTTTTATGCCTCTCTTGGCTTCGGGTGGGCGGTGGAAGCAGGTAGATGCCAAGGATGTACCCAAAATGGTGGGGTTGGCATTTTTAGGCATTACCTCGTATTTTTGGGTTCAGTATGCCGGGGTAAGTCGTACCACGGCCACCAATGCTTCATTGTTAATCACTACCGCGCCGGTCTTTGTGACAATTCTTTCCGCTGTAATTTACCGGGAAAAAATTACCCTAAAGGTCTTTCTGGGCATAGCCATTGCATTTTCCGGGTCGACACTAATTATTACCGGGGGTAAGAGTCTGTCTCTACTGAATCACCAATATCTTATTGGTAACGGGCTGATGGTTTTCAATGCCTTTTGCTGGGCTCTTTTTACAATTGCCGGGAAACAGTTGATGAAGAAGTATGATCCGGTGCTATTAACCGGTTACATTACCATTGTAGGCACTGCGTTGTTTATCCCCCTAGCCGTACGCGACGGGTTACCGGGACAGCTAAGTGGTATTGGAGTCGATGGTTGGGCTGCAATAGTCTTTCTGGGAGTATTTTGTTCTGTGGGCGGATATCTAGGATGGAATTATGCCCTTTCAAAGCTCAGCACTAGCACTACGGCGGTTTTCCTATACATTCAACCGCTGATTACGGCGTTGATGGCTGCGCTTCTGCTCAACGAAAGAATCACTTTTATTATTATCTTGGGAGGAATTTTGATTGTCTATGGCGTATTAATATTAACTAGAAAATAA